A segment of the Agrobacterium tumefaciens genome:
AGACCAGAATCGGCGATCGCCTGCTTCATTGCAACGTGGTTCCACGCTCCACCCTGGGAGAGGAAGCGCATTGCGCGGCGATCAACCAGATCGGTCGGATCGAGAGACGGTTTGCCCCACACCTGGCACTTGAAGCCGTGCTCGGCAAAATCAGGGGAGAAGGAGATGCCGGATTTGGCGTCGCGCAGCGATGCGGTGACTTCAGCGGCATCACCGCCGATAGAGGAAACAATACCGAGGCCGGTGACAACAACTCGTCTCATGAAAGGGACCTTTTCTTAAGATTTCGGCTGGACGGGGAACGCAGCCCGGGCATGTGCCGGGGCAGGCGTTGTCAGTCTCAGGCGGTCTTTTCCTTCGACAAACCTACACGAAGGTCCGTCGCCTGATAAATGGTTTCGCCATCGGCCTTCAGCCAGCCATCAGCGGTGCCGAGGACAAGGCGTCCGCGCATGACGCGCTTGAAGTCGATGCCGTATTGCAGAAGCTTGGTGTGCGGGCGCACCATGCCTTTGAACTTCACCTCACCGGTGGAAAGCGCCATGCCGCGGCCTTCTTCACCCAGCCAGCCGAGGAAGAAGCCGGTTAGCTGCCACATGCCGTCAAGGCCAAGGCAGCCGGGCATGATCGGGTTTCCCTGGAAGTGGCAGGGGAAATACCAATCATCTTCGCGCACGTCGTATTCAGCACGGATGTAACCTTTGTCGAATGCGCCGCCGGTTTCGGAAATTTCGGTAATGCGGTGAACCATCAGCATGGGAGGCAGAGGAAGCTGTGCATTGCCGGGGCCGAACAGTTCGCCGCGACCGCACGCCAGGATTTCCTCGTAGTTGTAGCTCGATTGCCTCGTTGCCATGGTGTTTCCGTTTCCCCGTATACTGGTGTTGATCGACTTCTGTAGAGCAAGTTAGGTTCAAATTGAAGCGCTGCAAGGGCAACGACCCACTCTGGTTCCTGATGACTTGTCGCTAAAGACCGCCTTTACATGGCGCCCGCATACAGGAAGCGTAAGGGCGGAACCAGAGGAAATTTGCAAATATGCCCTGTTTGCAGCCATTTGCCGCGCTTACGAAGCTTTGAAACTATTGAAAGCAACGGGCGCAAAAGATATATGCTAGTGTAATTGTCCGGGTTTTAACCCCACGTTTGGAATGGGATTGCATGGCATTTGACGCGACATTGGACATCGGAACGAGGCTGCGGCGCTGTGGGTTGCGCCCGACGCGGCAACGCGTGGCTTTGGGCGATCTTCTCTTCGCGAAGGGTGATCGCCACCTGACCGTCGAGGAATTGCACGATGAGGCGGTCTGTGCCGGCGTTCCCGTGTCATTGGCTACGGTCTACAACACGCTGCACCAGTTCACCGAAGCCGGCCTCATCCGGGTTCTGGCGGTAGAAGGCGCGCGAACCTATTTCGATACCAACGTGTCCGATCACCACCACTTTTTTGTTGAAGGGGAAAACGAGGTTCTCGATATTCCCATCAACAACATCCAGATCGACAATCTTCCCGAAGCGCCCGATGGTATGGAAATCGCGCATGTGGACGTGATTATCCGCCTGCGCCGCAAA
Coding sequences within it:
- the fabA gene encoding 3-hydroxyacyl-[acyl-carrier-protein] dehydratase FabA — its product is MATRQSSYNYEEILACGRGELFGPGNAQLPLPPMLMVHRITEISETGGAFDKGYIRAEYDVREDDWYFPCHFQGNPIMPGCLGLDGMWQLTGFFLGWLGEEGRGMALSTGEVKFKGMVRPHTKLLQYGIDFKRVMRGRLVLGTADGWLKADGETIYQATDLRVGLSKEKTA
- a CDS encoding transcriptional repressor, translating into MAFDATLDIGTRLRRCGLRPTRQRVALGDLLFAKGDRHLTVEELHDEAVCAGVPVSLATVYNTLHQFTEAGLIRVLAVEGARTYFDTNVSDHHHFFVEGENEVLDIPINNIQIDNLPEAPDGMEIAHVDVIIRLRRKRG